In Vibrio diazotrophicus, the following proteins share a genomic window:
- the frsA gene encoding esterase FrsA, which yields MSEDGTNINLSETLFVKHKQAKETSALTQYMPSNIEFLQKKKQSEGFSWYRNVRRLQWVWQGVNPIEQEEVLSRIASSTHSRTDDDWLDTVMGYHNGNWTFEWTRLGMKHQKTASVLEGDAAAEELFKASLCFSIAGYPHLKNDNLALQAQVLANKAYSEAAKLTNYIVKQLDFTYQNRKFSGYLHLTNTDKPHPVVIVSAGLDSLQTDMWRLFRDYLAKHDIAMLTIDMPSIGQSSQWPLTEDTSCLHQAVINQLTDIPWVDHFCIGLIGFRFGGNAMVRLSFLEQEKVKACVAIGAPLHDVWTSPTKLKQMPKMYLDILASRLGKEAVDIDSLSGQLKAWSLKTQGFLSSRRTKVPILALGLEGDPVSPHSDNQLAAIFSQGGKAKQIKSKTISQGYEQSLDLAIKWLQEELCR from the coding sequence ATGTCTGAAGATGGTACAAATATTAACTTGTCAGAGACGTTGTTTGTAAAGCATAAACAAGCAAAAGAAACATCGGCACTGACTCAATACATGCCTAGTAATATAGAGTTTCTGCAGAAGAAGAAGCAGAGCGAAGGGTTCTCTTGGTATCGTAATGTTCGCCGCCTTCAATGGGTGTGGCAAGGTGTGAATCCTATCGAACAAGAGGAAGTGCTATCTCGTATTGCATCCTCTACACACTCCCGTACCGATGACGATTGGCTTGACACAGTGATGGGATATCACAACGGTAACTGGACATTTGAGTGGACGCGTCTTGGTATGAAGCATCAGAAAACCGCTTCTGTATTAGAAGGTGATGCAGCAGCGGAAGAGCTCTTTAAAGCGTCTCTCTGCTTTAGTATTGCCGGTTATCCACATCTGAAAAACGACAACCTAGCTCTTCAAGCACAAGTACTAGCAAACAAGGCCTACTCTGAAGCGGCCAAGTTAACCAATTACATCGTTAAGCAACTCGATTTCACCTATCAAAATAGAAAGTTCTCAGGTTACTTACATCTGACTAATACCGATAAACCCCATCCGGTAGTGATCGTGAGTGCTGGATTGGATAGCTTACAAACTGACATGTGGCGCTTATTTCGTGATTATTTGGCAAAACACGATATCGCGATGCTAACAATCGACATGCCTTCTATTGGTCAAAGTTCTCAGTGGCCACTCACTGAGGATACATCTTGCCTTCACCAAGCTGTGATTAATCAGTTGACCGATATTCCTTGGGTCGACCATTTTTGTATTGGGTTAATCGGTTTCCGCTTTGGCGGCAATGCTATGGTTCGTTTGTCATTTCTAGAGCAAGAAAAAGTCAAAGCATGTGTCGCTATTGGTGCTCCTCTCCACGATGTGTGGACATCTCCGACCAAACTCAAACAAATGCCTAAAATGTATCTCGACATATTGGCATCAAGATTGGGTAAAGAAGCGGTAGATATCGATAGCTTATCTGGTCAATTGAAGGCTTGGTCGCTAAAAACGCAAGGCTTCCTGAGTAGCCGACGCACAAAAGTGCCGATTCTGGCTCTCGGTTTAGAAGGTGATCCGGTATCACCACATTCAGACAACCAACTTGCGGCGATTTTTAGTCAAGGTGGCAAAGCTAAACAGATAAAAAGCAAAACAATTTCGCAAGGATATGAGCAATCCCTCGATTTGGCGATAAAGTGGCTTCAAGAGGAACTCTGTAGGTGA
- a CDS encoding TRAP transporter substrate-binding protein, translating to MLGMKGNKFTKAVLAAAIGVSALVISTASMAAEYNWRFANLYGRGTAFGEVYEDLAKNIETMSNGRIAVQVLYSGEGVGTSGILSAVKSGLITMGAPFQPMHAGEFPAGVVEVGLPGGTSDVAELTTLFHDKGFGKVMEEAYASQGLTWLDPYIQPPVYIITKEPINSLEDFKGLKIRAPGAYGKFLRNLGASPVSLAWSEIYTSLATGVIDGSIGSNMIDHRDGNHVEVAKYMYPTPLAGAQVLPIVVNQKEWKKLPADLQAIVKAATAVHAQEQMSKSKLWESKAVAEMEAKGLKWSPKPSDEDVAAWKNAGLTLAKEYASEDKYSKQLVEILEQE from the coding sequence ATGCTAGGAATGAAAGGAAACAAATTTACCAAAGCAGTATTGGCTGCAGCTATTGGTGTCAGTGCTTTGGTTATCTCAACAGCTAGCATGGCTGCTGAATATAATTGGCGTTTTGCTAACCTTTATGGCCGTGGTACTGCATTTGGTGAGGTCTATGAAGACTTGGCTAAAAACATTGAAACCATGTCAAATGGTCGAATAGCGGTACAGGTGCTTTATTCTGGAGAGGGAGTAGGGACCAGCGGCATTCTAAGCGCTGTGAAGTCGGGGCTTATTACGATGGGTGCACCATTTCAACCCATGCATGCTGGAGAGTTCCCTGCTGGTGTTGTAGAAGTTGGCTTACCAGGTGGTACTTCTGATGTAGCAGAGCTAACAACACTGTTTCACGATAAAGGCTTCGGTAAAGTGATGGAAGAAGCATACGCTTCACAAGGTTTAACATGGTTGGACCCTTACATTCAGCCTCCTGTCTATATCATTACTAAAGAACCTATCAATTCTCTTGAAGATTTTAAGGGTTTAAAAATCCGTGCGCCGGGTGCTTATGGCAAATTCTTGCGTAATCTTGGCGCATCGCCTGTGTCTCTTGCATGGAGTGAAATCTACACTTCACTAGCTACGGGGGTTATCGATGGATCTATCGGTTCAAACATGATTGATCACCGCGATGGTAACCACGTAGAAGTAGCGAAATATATGTACCCAACACCGCTTGCTGGTGCTCAGGTTCTGCCTATTGTCGTCAATCAAAAAGAGTGGAAGAAACTTCCTGCTGATTTACAAGCGATTGTGAAAGCGGCAACAGCTGTACATGCTCAAGAGCAAATGTCGAAATCTAAGCTGTGGGAATCTAAAGCGGTTGCTGAAATGGAAGCAAAAGGTTTGAAATGGAGTCCTAAACCGTCAGATGAAGACGTTGCTGCTTGGAAAAATGCAGGTCTGACATTAGCAAAAGAGTATGCAAGTGAAGATAAATACTCAAAACAACTTGTTGAGATTTTAGAGCAAGAGTAA
- a CDS encoding glutamate-5-semialdehyde dehydrogenase: MDLTIMGKAAKDAAFQLATATTAQKNQALSIIADELEANTDIILAANAKDIELGREAGLSDALLDRLLLNKERLTGIANDVRNVISLNDPVGSEIDSKVLENGMSLSRRRVPLGVVGVIYEARPNVTIDIAALCLKTGNASILRGGKETFFSNMELVKVIQSALEKAQLPSASVQYIEKPDRELVSQLLKLDDYVDMIIPRGGAGLHKMCKENSTIPVIIGGFGISHIYVDQSADLDKTVDVIENAKVQRPSACNALDTLLVHQDIAQSLLEKLMVKLNGKVTFVAEPKAKALMQSAEKIRDAQDGDFDTEWLSYTLGVKVVKNVDEAIDHMREHNASHSDAIMTNDLFNAEKFINSAGSAAVYVNASTRFTDGAQFGLGAEVAVSTQKLHARGPMGLEELTSYKWVGKANYLSRA, encoded by the coding sequence ATGGACTTAACTATTATGGGAAAAGCGGCGAAAGACGCGGCTTTTCAACTCGCTACAGCGACAACAGCACAGAAAAACCAAGCGTTATCAATTATTGCTGATGAGCTTGAAGCTAATACAGACATTATTCTGGCTGCCAACGCAAAAGATATTGAGCTAGGCCGCGAAGCTGGTTTATCGGACGCACTGCTCGATCGTCTGTTACTGAATAAAGAACGTTTAACGGGCATTGCAAACGATGTGCGTAATGTCATCAGTCTTAATGATCCAGTTGGTAGCGAAATAGACAGTAAGGTACTGGAAAACGGTATGTCATTGTCTCGTCGTCGTGTGCCGCTTGGTGTGGTTGGCGTTATTTACGAAGCGCGACCAAATGTAACCATCGACATTGCTGCTTTGTGCTTGAAAACCGGTAACGCTTCTATTTTACGTGGCGGAAAAGAAACTTTTTTCTCCAACATGGAGTTGGTCAAGGTTATTCAATCCGCACTAGAAAAAGCACAGCTACCTTCGGCATCAGTCCAGTACATTGAAAAACCGGATCGTGAATTGGTTTCTCAGCTACTTAAGCTGGATGATTACGTGGATATGATCATTCCTCGTGGCGGTGCGGGTTTACACAAAATGTGTAAAGAAAACAGCACTATTCCAGTGATTATTGGTGGGTTTGGTATCAGTCATATTTACGTTGACCAAAGTGCAGATTTGGACAAAACCGTGGATGTGATTGAAAACGCGAAAGTGCAACGTCCATCGGCGTGTAACGCGTTAGATACACTTTTGGTTCATCAGGATATTGCTCAATCACTGCTTGAAAAATTGATGGTGAAATTGAATGGCAAAGTAACCTTCGTTGCAGAGCCAAAAGCGAAAGCCCTGATGCAATCGGCAGAAAAAATTCGCGATGCTCAAGACGGCGACTTTGATACTGAGTGGTTAAGCTACACCTTAGGTGTCAAAGTGGTTAAGAATGTGGATGAAGCGATTGATCACATGCGTGAGCACAATGCGAGTCACTCTGATGCCATCATGACCAATGATCTGTTCAACGCTGAAAAATTCATTAACTCAGCGGGCTCTGCGGCGGTATATGTTAACGCTTCGACTCGTTTCACTGATGGTGCTCAGTTTGGCTTGGGTGCAGAAGTTGCGGTATCGA
- a CDS encoding TRAP transporter large permease: MGIEMLTLVLLGCILASFALGAQVGLALGGIAMGVGYLVWGEALFNIIPTTVESTFFNFILLAIPLYIYMGQILTRSGIGDAMFNASQLMIGRVRGSLAISVIGVCSMIGAMVGIIGAGIMTSSSIALKPMLDRGYDKKLALGVIMAGGSLGILIPPSIPMIMFASATQNSVGKMFLGAMVPALITIVLLISYVVISCKIKPERAPFDSDNDIEIPKGYQLFKTIRDGASSFALIVVVLGSIIAGIATPTESGALGVAGAILLSILFKRFKPEILMKSGMQTAMLVSVAMWIILGASVFSNFHLLMGIQGMVSGFTRDLDLPPIVIIMMFQVIMLLLGFIIDEFIIVLMCAPIFTPVAVALGYDPIWFGVLMILNIVIAVQTPPYGFALFYLKGIAPKGVTMMDLYKSVTPFILVQLLVLIICMVFPDIVTWLPNKVMA, translated from the coding sequence ATGGGAATTGAGATGTTAACCCTAGTCCTTTTGGGCTGTATTTTAGCTTCATTTGCTCTCGGAGCTCAGGTCGGTCTAGCTCTAGGCGGGATCGCTATGGGGGTCGGCTACTTAGTTTGGGGGGAGGCACTGTTTAATATTATCCCGACTACTGTTGAGAGTACCTTTTTTAACTTCATACTTCTTGCTATCCCTCTCTATATCTATATGGGACAAATTCTTACCCGTTCGGGAATTGGCGACGCAATGTTTAATGCCAGTCAACTGATGATCGGCCGTGTGAGAGGTTCTCTTGCCATTAGTGTTATCGGTGTATGTTCAATGATTGGCGCTATGGTCGGTATTATTGGTGCGGGTATTATGACTTCGAGCAGTATTGCTTTAAAACCTATGCTTGACCGTGGTTATGATAAGAAACTGGCTCTCGGAGTCATTATGGCTGGTGGCTCTTTGGGGATATTGATTCCCCCAAGTATTCCAATGATCATGTTTGCCTCAGCGACTCAAAACTCAGTGGGTAAAATGTTTCTTGGTGCTATGGTGCCTGCATTAATTACGATTGTTTTATTGATCTCTTATGTCGTTATCAGCTGTAAAATTAAGCCGGAACGTGCCCCATTTGATTCTGACAATGACATTGAAATTCCAAAAGGCTACCAATTATTTAAAACTATTCGTGATGGAGCCTCTTCGTTTGCTCTGATTGTTGTGGTGCTGGGGAGTATTATTGCTGGCATTGCGACACCTACAGAGTCCGGTGCGTTAGGCGTGGCTGGTGCTATTCTGCTCTCTATTCTGTTTAAGCGTTTTAAACCTGAAATTCTAATGAAGTCTGGTATGCAAACGGCGATGTTAGTCAGCGTTGCTATGTGGATAATATTAGGCGCTTCTGTATTCAGTAACTTCCATTTGCTGATGGGAATACAGGGAATGGTGTCAGGGTTTACTCGTGATCTTGATTTACCACCCATCGTTATCATCATGATGTTTCAAGTTATCATGCTGCTTTTGGGGTTCATTATCGATGAGTTTATCATCGTACTGATGTGTGCACCTATATTCACACCAGTAGCGGTTGCTCTTGGCTATGATCCTATTTGGTTTGGCGTATTGATGATTTTAAATATTGTTATTGCTGTGCAGACACCACCTTATGGATTTGCGCTGTTCTATTTGAAAGGGATAGCACCAAAAGGCGTAACAATGATGGACCTGTATAAGTCAGTTACACCGTTTATATTGGTTCAGTTGTTGGTGCTTATCATCTGTATGGTATTTCCAGACATTGTCACCTGGTTACCCAATAAAGTGATGGCTTGA
- the crl gene encoding sigma factor-binding protein Crl: MPEGTKNPTHYRLLSAFKAIGPYLREGKCKEGSYLFDCLAACVDDKKAPEKREFWGWWMVLDQTDTGYEAKYQSGRYNLAGEWEAKAIPKASLSDVIQNQEEFHKKLEQTLDERFGLTLSMHEESAEFV; encoded by the coding sequence ATGCCGGAAGGGACGAAAAATCCGACGCACTACCGATTATTATCCGCATTTAAAGCAATTGGCCCTTATTTACGTGAAGGAAAATGTAAAGAAGGTAGCTATTTGTTTGACTGTTTAGCAGCCTGTGTGGATGACAAAAAGGCGCCAGAAAAACGTGAATTCTGGGGATGGTGGATGGTACTTGATCAGACAGACACCGGATATGAGGCAAAATATCAATCGGGACGTTACAACTTAGCGGGTGAATGGGAAGCCAAAGCGATTCCTAAAGCTTCGTTATCTGACGTTATCCAAAACCAAGAAGAGTTTCATAAGAAGCTAGAACAGACATTAGATGAGCGTTTCGGCTTAACGCTTTCTATGCATGAAGAATCAGCAGAATTTGTGTGA
- a CDS encoding NAD-dependent succinate-semialdehyde dehydrogenase, translating to MDQIINKSLLNATCPQSDDAIAVINPATDEVLAYIPSVDTQTIHSLIQASKQAQIFWQQKTAAERSVILKRWYDLMVQNADDLARIMTLEQGKPLAEAKGEVMYGASFIQWFAEEGKRVYGETIPSPTGDKRLMTIKQPIGIAAAITPWNFPIAMITRKAAPALAAGCSFIVKPANQTPLSAYATAELAYQAGLPKDLLVIVNNHSSVAVGEILCTHEDIKKLSFTGSTEVGRNLINQCADTIKRTSMELGGNAPFIVFDDANVEQAVKGAIASKFRNAGQTCVCANRFYVQDGIYDQFVEKFTAAVAELKMGNGLEPGVNIGPLVDIKAKKSVLGYIDNAVKQGAKIALGGKAEQGLFVQPTILTEVTQDMDITQTELFGPVAPIIRFYDDQELVEKANDTIYGLASYFYTENIKRAFNIAEKLEYGMVGINEGLISNEVAPFGGVKQSGFGREGAKQGIDEYLNIKYLCFGGF from the coding sequence ATGGACCAAATCATTAACAAATCACTCCTTAATGCGACCTGTCCTCAGAGTGACGATGCGATTGCTGTCATTAACCCAGCGACTGATGAAGTTCTTGCTTATATCCCGTCAGTAGATACACAAACCATTCACTCGTTGATACAAGCTTCGAAACAAGCTCAAATCTTCTGGCAGCAAAAAACGGCGGCTGAGCGTTCAGTGATTCTGAAGCGTTGGTACGATTTAATGGTACAGAATGCTGATGATTTGGCTCGTATCATGACTCTTGAACAAGGCAAGCCTCTGGCAGAGGCGAAAGGGGAAGTGATGTATGGCGCTTCATTTATCCAATGGTTTGCTGAAGAAGGTAAACGCGTTTACGGCGAGACGATTCCTTCACCAACTGGTGATAAACGCCTGATGACGATAAAGCAACCTATTGGTATCGCGGCAGCCATTACACCGTGGAATTTCCCAATTGCAATGATTACCCGCAAAGCCGCCCCAGCTTTAGCTGCTGGTTGTAGCTTCATTGTAAAACCAGCAAATCAAACGCCACTTTCTGCCTACGCAACAGCAGAACTCGCTTATCAGGCTGGTTTACCAAAAGACTTGCTGGTCATAGTGAACAACCACTCTTCTGTGGCAGTGGGTGAAATTCTTTGTACTCACGAAGATATCAAAAAACTGTCATTTACAGGCTCAACCGAAGTAGGTCGAAATCTGATAAATCAATGTGCGGATACTATTAAGCGTACGTCAATGGAACTGGGTGGTAATGCGCCATTCATCGTATTTGACGATGCAAATGTTGAGCAGGCGGTAAAAGGGGCAATCGCTTCTAAATTCCGCAACGCAGGACAGACCTGTGTGTGTGCTAATCGCTTCTATGTACAAGATGGCATTTACGATCAGTTCGTCGAGAAATTCACCGCGGCGGTTGCTGAATTAAAAATGGGCAACGGCCTTGAACCGGGCGTTAACATTGGACCGCTAGTGGATATCAAAGCGAAGAAGAGTGTCCTTGGCTATATCGATAATGCAGTTAAACAAGGTGCAAAAATCGCTCTGGGCGGTAAAGCAGAACAAGGGCTGTTTGTTCAGCCAACAATTCTGACTGAAGTGACTCAAGACATGGATATTACCCAAACCGAACTTTTTGGTCCCGTAGCTCCAATCATTCGCTTCTATGACGATCAGGAATTGGTAGAAAAAGCTAATGACACTATCTACGGACTCGCAAGTTATTTTTACACCGAAAACATTAAACGAGCCTTCAACATCGCGGAAAAACTTGAATATGGCATGGTTGGAATCAATGAAGGGTTAATTTCAAATGAAGTAGCTCCTTTTGGCGGCGTAAAACAATCCGGCTTTGGCCGTGAAGGTGCAAAACAAGGCATCGATGAATATCTAAACATTAAGTATCTCTGTTTCGGCGGCTTTTAA
- the proB gene encoding glutamate 5-kinase, which translates to MKTNQQSGTTAQTVVVKLGTSVLTGGTLALDRAHMVELARQCAELKKQGHSVVIVSSGAIAAGREHLGYPALPNAMSSKQLLAAVGQSQLIQVWESLFAIYGIKIGQMLLTRADLEDRERFLNARDTINALVEHDIIPVVNENDAVATSEIKVGDNDNLSALVGILCGADKLLLLTDQKGLFTADPRKDPHAELIKEVKTIDDTLRKIAGGSGTTLGTGGMATKLQAADIARRAGIEVIIAAGRAENVIFDSLSDAPQGTRFLPLEESLENRKRWILAGPSASGDIVIDDGAVKAVNEKGSSLLAKGVVSVHGQFSRGEVVRVTDKAGKLVARGIAAYSNSDLAKIAGKHSKMIIDILGYDYGSEVVHRDDMVVIQE; encoded by the coding sequence ATGAAAACGAATCAGCAAAGCGGAACTACAGCGCAAACTGTCGTTGTAAAACTAGGAACCAGTGTTCTTACCGGTGGCACACTTGCTCTTGATAGAGCTCATATGGTCGAGCTTGCTCGTCAGTGTGCAGAACTGAAAAAACAAGGCCACTCTGTGGTGATTGTATCTTCGGGTGCAATTGCAGCAGGCCGAGAACATTTAGGTTACCCCGCACTGCCCAACGCGATGTCGAGCAAACAGTTGCTTGCTGCGGTTGGACAAAGCCAACTGATTCAAGTTTGGGAGTCACTGTTCGCTATCTACGGCATCAAGATTGGTCAAATGCTGTTAACGCGTGCCGATCTTGAAGATCGTGAACGTTTCTTAAATGCGCGTGACACCATTAACGCTTTAGTTGAACACGACATTATCCCTGTCGTTAATGAAAACGATGCGGTAGCAACCAGCGAAATCAAAGTAGGGGACAATGACAACTTGTCCGCTCTTGTGGGTATTTTGTGTGGTGCGGATAAACTTCTGCTACTGACTGACCAGAAAGGTCTGTTTACCGCCGACCCTCGTAAAGATCCGCATGCGGAACTGATTAAAGAGGTCAAAACCATTGATGACACCTTGCGTAAAATCGCGGGTGGCAGTGGCACTACTTTAGGCACTGGTGGTATGGCTACCAAACTGCAAGCGGCTGATATTGCACGCCGAGCAGGTATTGAAGTGATAATTGCCGCAGGTCGTGCTGAAAACGTCATCTTTGACTCTTTAAGTGATGCACCGCAAGGGACTCGCTTCTTACCTTTAGAAGAGTCATTGGAAAATCGCAAACGCTGGATACTCGCCGGACCATCTGCTTCGGGTGATATCGTGATTGACGACGGTGCGGTTAAAGCGGTCAATGAAAAAGGCAGCAGCCTGCTTGCAAAAGGTGTTGTGAGTGTTCATGGTCAGTTCTCCCGTGGCGAAGTGGTTCGAGTGACTGATAAAGCTGGAAAGCTTGTCGCACGTGGTATCGCAGCATATTCAAATTCAGATCTAGCAAAAATTGCAGGCAAACACAGTAAAATGATTATCGACATCCTTGGTTATGATTACGGCTCAGAAGTCGTTCACCGAGATGATATGGTCGTGATCCAAGAATAA
- a CDS encoding NCS2 family permease, with amino-acid sequence MLERLFKLSENRTNVRTEIIAGVTTFLTMAYIIFVNPAILSSTGMDKGAVFVATCLAAAIGCFIMGLVANYPIAQAPGMGLNAFFTYSVVLGMGYTWQVALAAVFCSGVLFILLSLFKIREWIINSIPMALRTGISAGIGLFLAFIALQNAKIVVDNPATLVSVGDFTSLSPVLAAVSFFLTIGLVNRGVKGAVMIAILLTTGLGLIFGDVQWHGVMSAPPSIAPTFLQLDFSGVFEIGMISVIFAFLFVDLFDTAGTLVGVATKANLIGKDGKIPRLNKALLADSTATSIGALLGTSNTTSYVESTAGVAEGGRTGLTAVVVGILFLLALFFSPLAGMIPAYATAGALFYVAILMMSGLISVDWRDLTEAAPVVVTCLLMPLTYSIAEGIVLGFISYTAIKVLSGKGRDISVSVWFMTAIFLAKLIFA; translated from the coding sequence ATGCTGGAAAGGCTATTTAAACTCAGTGAAAACCGCACAAACGTGCGTACTGAGATCATTGCAGGGGTAACTACGTTCCTGACAATGGCTTACATTATTTTTGTGAACCCTGCCATTTTATCTTCGACAGGTATGGATAAGGGCGCTGTATTTGTGGCGACCTGTTTAGCTGCGGCTATTGGCTGTTTCATTATGGGCTTAGTTGCTAACTACCCAATCGCGCAAGCTCCTGGTATGGGTTTGAACGCTTTCTTTACCTATTCCGTTGTTCTCGGTATGGGTTACACATGGCAAGTTGCTCTAGCAGCAGTATTCTGCTCTGGTGTGCTTTTCATTCTATTGAGCCTATTTAAGATTCGTGAGTGGATCATCAACTCAATCCCAATGGCACTGAGAACAGGCATCTCTGCTGGTATCGGTTTGTTTCTTGCTTTTATTGCACTGCAAAATGCAAAAATCGTAGTAGACAACCCAGCGACCCTTGTCTCTGTTGGCGATTTCACTAGTCTTTCTCCAGTATTAGCAGCAGTAAGCTTCTTCCTGACAATTGGTCTGGTTAACCGTGGCGTAAAAGGCGCGGTAATGATTGCAATTCTACTTACTACAGGTTTAGGTTTGATTTTTGGTGATGTTCAATGGCATGGCGTTATGTCTGCTCCACCAAGTATTGCACCTACTTTCCTACAATTAGATTTCTCTGGTGTATTTGAAATCGGCATGATTTCAGTGATTTTTGCCTTCCTATTCGTTGATCTGTTTGATACAGCAGGTACATTGGTGGGCGTTGCGACTAAAGCAAATCTTATCGGTAAAGATGGCAAGATCCCTCGCTTGAACAAAGCATTGCTAGCAGACTCAACAGCAACATCTATTGGTGCTCTACTGGGTACTTCAAACACGACTTCTTATGTAGAGAGTACAGCGGGTGTAGCAGAGGGTGGACGTACAGGTTTAACTGCAGTTGTGGTTGGCATTTTGTTCCTTCTTGCATTATTCTTCTCGCCATTAGCAGGGATGATTCCAGCTTATGCAACCGCAGGCGCATTATTCTACGTTGCTATCTTGATGATGTCTGGACTTATAAGTGTTGATTGGCGTGACTTAACAGAAGCTGCACCTGTTGTTGTGACCTGTTTATTAATGCCTCTGACGTACTCAATTGCTGAAGGCATTGTACTTGGTTTCATCTCTTACACAGCGATCAAGGTTTTGAGCGGTAAAGGCCGTGATATTTCAGTTAGCGTTTGGTTTATGACAGCTATTTTCCTAGCTAAATTGATTTTCGCTTAA
- the gpt gene encoding xanthine phosphoribosyltransferase, translating into MSKKFVITWDNMQNYCRELAERQMPAEQWKGILGVSRGGLVPAAILARELGIRYVDTVCISSYDHDHQRDMSVLKAPEHDGEGFLIIDDLVDSGDTARKIREMYPKAKFVTVCAKPAGKDLVDEYIVDIEQDTWIEQPWDMQLSFVEPVNRKRK; encoded by the coding sequence ATGAGCAAAAAATTCGTTATCACTTGGGACAATATGCAGAACTATTGTCGTGAACTCGCTGAGCGTCAAATGCCTGCAGAACAATGGAAAGGTATCCTAGGTGTTAGCCGCGGTGGTTTAGTACCAGCAGCTATTCTCGCTCGTGAACTGGGTATTCGCTATGTAGATACAGTATGTATCTCTAGCTATGACCACGATCATCAGCGTGATATGAGTGTACTAAAAGCACCAGAGCATGACGGAGAAGGCTTCCTGATCATTGATGATTTGGTTGATAGCGGCGATACAGCACGTAAGATTCGTGAAATGTATCCAAAAGCTAAGTTCGTAACTGTATGTGCTAAACCGGCTGGCAAAGACTTAGTTGATGAATATATCGTAGATATCGAACAAGATACTTGGATTGAACAACCTTGGGATATGCAACTGTCTTTTGTTGAGCCAGTAAATCGTAAGCGTAAATAA
- a CDS encoding TRAP transporter small permease subunit, with the protein MMEVLLLKYCQFIKYIVGLIGRSVSYLLPVLAAIVFYEVFARYILGKPTIWSYDTSLFLFGYISALGGAYAQQKEAHINVDILYAKVSEKTRRIFDLFTGMIAIGFLTVMAKVCLEMFFESLQFGYKTQSEWAPAMHHFWLMISVSAVIFILQYSTELISNLFFLIKGRELNGEVHQHIALEEQPFKVDSDQLNSVFDKESTNGN; encoded by the coding sequence ATGATGGAAGTCCTTTTACTGAAGTATTGTCAGTTCATAAAGTACATTGTCGGCTTAATTGGACGCTCGGTCTCTTATTTACTTCCTGTGTTGGCGGCGATTGTTTTTTACGAAGTTTTTGCCCGCTACATCTTAGGTAAACCGACAATCTGGAGCTATGACACGTCATTGTTCTTATTTGGCTATATTTCTGCGTTAGGTGGAGCATACGCCCAACAGAAAGAAGCGCATATCAACGTGGATATTCTTTACGCTAAAGTCTCTGAAAAAACGCGTCGTATTTTTGACCTGTTTACCGGAATGATTGCGATAGGTTTTCTGACTGTCATGGCAAAAGTATGTCTTGAGATGTTTTTTGAGAGTTTGCAATTCGGCTATAAAACACAGAGTGAATGGGCGCCAGCAATGCATCATTTCTGGTTGATGATTAGCGTTTCAGCTGTGATTTTTATTCTCCAGTATTCAACAGAGTTAATTTCTAACTTGTTCTTTTTGATCAAAGGCCGCGAACTGAATGGTGAAGTTCACCAACATATAGCGTTGGAAGAGCAGCCTTTTAAGGTTGATAGCGACCAATTGAATTCCGTTTTTGACAAGGAGAGCACAAATGGGAATTGA